One stretch of Chloroflexota bacterium DNA includes these proteins:
- a CDS encoding HesA/MoeB/ThiF family protein: MITIHEARYARQTALPQIGWLGQERLATASVTIVGCGGLGTVAAGLLARAGVGYLYLIDHDIVEVGNLHRQVLFDERDLGQRKAIAAAEKLRAINSEIVVEPVVARLSSSNAATLLAGSDLVLDGTDNDATRYLINEVCVRQGIPWVFAAVDENYGLAMAIVPGQTPCFSCIFGEPISLPMVPRSNKGLLGTVTHMVAAIQVGLAVRLLLGDDQHAGGLLYVDAWDYRMESMPLSRPPGGCGVCGDTKASRRF, encoded by the coding sequence GGCAGGAGAGGCTGGCCACTGCCAGCGTGACGATCGTCGGCTGCGGTGGATTGGGGACGGTGGCCGCCGGGCTGCTGGCCCGGGCAGGGGTGGGCTATCTGTATCTCATAGACCACGATATTGTGGAAGTCGGCAATCTGCATCGGCAAGTGCTCTTCGATGAGCGGGATTTAGGGCAGCGCAAGGCTATTGCCGCGGCAGAGAAGTTGCGCGCCATCAATAGCGAGATCGTCGTGGAGCCAGTGGTGGCGCGACTGAGCAGCAGCAACGCCGCAACTCTCTTGGCTGGCAGCGACCTGGTGCTGGACGGCACGGACAACGATGCGACACGCTACCTGATCAACGAGGTCTGCGTGAGGCAAGGCATCCCCTGGGTCTTCGCCGCCGTGGACGAAAACTACGGGCTGGCCATGGCCATTGTGCCGGGTCAGACGCCCTGCTTCTCCTGCATCTTCGGCGAGCCAATTTCTCTGCCTATGGTACCCCGCAGCAACAAGGGCCTGTTGGGGACCGTCACGCATATGGTGGCCGCAATCCAGGTTGGCCTGGCCGTGAGGCTTCTCCTGGGCGACGACCAGCACGCCGGAGGGCTGCTGTACGTGGATGCCTGGGACTATCGGATGGAGAGTATGCCACTCAGCCGACCGCCCGGTGGTTGTGGCGTTTGTGGTGATACAAAAGCCTCCCGCAGGTTCTAA
- a CDS encoding aldehyde ferredoxin oxidoreductase: protein MWILRLNMNDRTYRLDEVPAAYKNLGGRGMTSTIVHDEVPPLCHPLGPNNKLVFAPGIVTGTPAPTSARISAGGKSPLTGGIKESNAGSSFAPALAHMGIRALVVEGQPKEKGKYWLAHVTWDAKAGKPKVEFLPADEYVGKGLYEVFPKVYERFGQKATVAGCGVAGEYGCAAAGLVFNDMSKRPSRYSGRGGLGAVMGSKGLKFIVADDTGAPGVTIADKALFDQGRAKLTDALRTHAITKPKGALNTYGTAVLINILNEAGGLPTRNFSSGRFEGAAKIAGEAIFEGVKKRTGKETYNHACSPGCIIQCSNTWYKPDGTEHVSCQEYESVWAFGANCGIDSLDDTGELIRLCNDYGLDTIEMGGTIAVAMEAGLAEFGDGKKAIELLHEVGKGTPLGRILGNGAATTGKAFGVVRVPGVKGQNMPAYEPRAVKGIGITYATSTMGADHTSGYTIAPEILSVGGKADPLSPEGKAALSRAFQATTAFIDSTGHCLFIAFAILDISSGFEGMMEECNGVLGTNWKSDDAAKLGAEILKKERAFNEAAGIGKEVDRVPEFMKYEPLPPHNQVFDVPDSALDSVYAEL from the coding sequence CTGGACGAAGTCCCGGCAGCCTACAAGAACCTGGGCGGCCGTGGAATGACGTCCACCATCGTCCATGACGAAGTGCCCCCATTATGTCATCCCCTCGGCCCCAACAACAAACTCGTCTTCGCCCCTGGCATCGTCACCGGTACTCCCGCCCCAACATCGGCTCGTATCTCTGCGGGCGGCAAGTCTCCGCTCACCGGCGGCATCAAGGAGAGCAACGCTGGCTCATCTTTTGCCCCCGCTCTGGCCCATATGGGTATCCGGGCGCTGGTGGTGGAAGGGCAGCCCAAGGAGAAGGGCAAGTACTGGTTAGCCCATGTTACTTGGGATGCCAAGGCTGGCAAGCCCAAAGTAGAGTTTCTGCCCGCCGATGAGTACGTGGGCAAAGGTCTCTACGAAGTCTTCCCGAAGGTGTACGAACGGTTCGGTCAGAAGGCGACGGTTGCCGGCTGCGGTGTGGCGGGTGAATACGGCTGTGCTGCCGCCGGCCTCGTCTTCAACGATATGTCCAAGCGCCCCAGCCGCTATTCCGGGCGCGGTGGCCTGGGCGCAGTGATGGGCAGCAAGGGCCTCAAGTTCATCGTGGCCGATGACACGGGCGCTCCCGGCGTGACCATTGCCGATAAGGCGCTCTTTGACCAGGGGCGCGCGAAACTGACCGATGCCCTGCGCACCCACGCCATCACCAAGCCCAAGGGCGCTTTGAACACCTATGGCACGGCCGTCCTGATCAACATCCTGAACGAGGCGGGAGGACTCCCCACCCGCAACTTCTCCAGCGGGCGCTTCGAGGGCGCGGCCAAGATAGCGGGCGAGGCCATCTTCGAAGGGGTCAAGAAACGCACCGGCAAAGAGACCTACAACCATGCCTGCAGCCCCGGCTGCATCATCCAGTGCTCCAACACCTGGTACAAGCCCGACGGCACCGAGCACGTCTCCTGTCAGGAGTACGAGTCGGTGTGGGCCTTCGGGGCCAACTGTGGCATTGATAGCCTGGATGACACCGGCGAACTGATCCGCCTCTGCAACGATTACGGCCTGGACACCATCGAGATGGGCGGGACCATCGCCGTGGCGATGGAGGCCGGCCTGGCGGAGTTCGGCGACGGGAAGAAGGCAATCGAACTGTTGCACGAGGTCGGCAAGGGCACGCCACTGGGCCGCATCCTGGGCAACGGCGCTGCCACGACCGGCAAAGCGTTCGGTGTGGTGCGCGTGCCCGGCGTCAAGGGGCAGAATATGCCCGCCTATGAGCCGCGCGCCGTCAAGGGCATCGGCATCACCTACGCCACCAGCACGATGGGCGCCGACCACACCTCCGGCTACACCATCGCCCCCGAGATCCTGAGCGTCGGCGGCAAGGCAGATCCCCTGAGCCCCGAGGGCAAGGCTGCGCTCAGCCGCGCCTTCCAGGCCACCACCGCCTTCATTGACTCCACCGGCCACTGCCTGTTCATCGCCTTCGCCATCCTCGATATCTCCAGTGGCTTCGAGGGCATGATGGAGGAGTGCAACGGCGTCTTGGGCACGAACTGGAAGTCGGACGATGCCGCCAAACTGGGCGCCGAAATCCTGAAGAAGGAGCGGGCGTTCAACGAGGCAGCAGGCATCGGCAAAGAGGTGGACCGCGTGCCCGAGTTCATGAAGTACGAGCCGCTCCCGCCCCACAACCAGGTCTTCGACGTGCCCGATAGCGCGCTGGATTCGGTCTACGCGGAACTGTAA